A single genomic interval of Antechinus flavipes isolate AdamAnt ecotype Samford, QLD, Australia chromosome 1, AdamAnt_v2, whole genome shotgun sequence harbors:
- the EMP2 gene encoding epithelial membrane protein 2 — MLVLLAFIIVFHITSAALLFIATIDNAWWVGEEFFTDIWRVCRNNSNCTEINDSLDDYATIQAVQASMILSTILCCIALFIFVLQLFRLKQGERFVLTSIIQLLSCLCVMIAASIYTNQYEEIHKDKKFYEDITQGKYGYSFILAWVAFAFTLISGIMYLILRKRK; from the exons ATGTTGGTGCTTCTGGCTTTCATCATCGTGTTTCACATCACCTCAGCAGCGCTGCTGTTCATCGCCACCATCGACAAT GCCTGGTGGGTAGGAGAGGAATTTTTCACAGATATCTGGAGAGTATGTCGCAACAATTCTAATTGTACAGAAATTAATGACTCCCTTGATG ATTATGCTACTATCCAAGCCGTTCAAGCCAGCATGATCCTTTCCACCATCCTTTGCTGCATAGCTCTCTTTATCTTTGTGCTCCAACTCTTCCGCCTGAAGCAAGGAGAGAGATTTGTTCTAACTTCAATTATCCAGTTACTGTCAT GCCTTTGTGTTATGATTGCTGCATCAATTTACACAAACCAATATGAAGAAATCCATAAGGACAAAAAGTTTTACGAAGATATAACTCAAGGGAAATACGGCTATTCCTTCATCTTGGCCTGGGTTGCATTTGCCTTTACTTTGATCAGTGGCATAATGTACCTAATACTGAGAAAGCGTAAATAA